AACACCCCGTTCGGCGCGCTGCTCGTCGTCGACGGCGAGGCCGTCCGCGAGGCCAGAAACGAGACGCGGACCGACGACGACGTGGCCGCGCACCCGGAACTGACGCTCGCGCGGTGGGCCGCGAGCGAACTCGACGCCGCCGAGCGGGCGGCCTGTACGATGTACGCCAGCACGGAGCCGTGCCCCATGTGCGCGACCGCGGTCCACTACGCGGGGGTCGGGCGGGTCGTCTTCGGCGTCGACGGCGAGACCCTCGACGAACTCTCCGGGGGGGTGGTACCCATCCCCTGCGAGGAGGTGATCCGGCGCGCCGGCGGCGAGACGACGGTCGAGGGACCGATCGCCGTCGACGCGGCGATGACCGTCCACGAGTCCTTCTTCGGCGAGCCGTGACGGAGGGACCGGAGTCCGGCGACGCTGCGGACCGCGAAGCGCCCGCGATCCTCTCTATCGGAGCCGCGGCGATAGACGAGTGGTACGCGGTCAGCAACCTCCCGGAGCCGGACGGGGGCGCGTTCGCCCGCGAGGTCACGGCCGCGTTCGGCGGCGTGGGGGCGAACGTCGCGGTCGCGCTCGACCGCCTCGGCCGGAACGCCGGGCTCGTGAGCCGCGTCGGCGACGACGAGTACGGGCGGCGGGCGCGGGAACACCTCGCGGAGACCGGCGTCGACGCGACCCACGTCGCGGTCGGCGACGACGCCCACACCCGCTCGCTAATCTTGAGCGACCCGGACGGGGAGCGCGCCATCGTCACCGCGGGCGAGAGCTTCCGCGGCCTGCGCTTGGACGACGCCGCGCTCGCGGCGATGGCCGACGCCGACGCCGTCTTTCTCACCGCCTACGCGCCCGACCGCGTCTCGCGGCGGGTCCTCGACCGGATCGCCGCGCTCCGGGAGAGCGCCGCGGAGGCGGACGGCGACCCGCCCGCGCTCGTCTTCGACCTCTCGGGCTCGGTCGAGGAGCTGGTCGACCGGGGGACCGAGCCGGAGACGATCCACTGGTTCCTCCACGCGGCGGACCTGTTCGTCGCCGACGGGGTGGCCGCGCCCGCCTTCTTCGGATCGGCGGCGGCCGCGGTCGAGCAGATCGCGGCCGCACAGACCGGGGCGTCCGACCGCGGTTCCGGGTCGGAGCCGCGGTCGCGAGGGGAACGCGACGGGGACCCGACGTGGCCTCGGGCCGTCCTCACGCACGGCGCGGACGGGATGACGGCGATCGCCGGCGGCGACGTCTCTCGGTTCGACGCGTTCGAGGTCGAGACCGTCGACGCGACCGGGGCCGGCGACGCGTTCACCGCCGGCCTGATCGACCGCTGGATCGCCGACTCGTCACCGGGAACGCCCGGGGCCGAGGACGGGGTCGCGTCCGAGGACGACGACGGTGCCGCCGGAGACGCCGACGTCGACGCCGGCGTCCGGTTCGCGGGCGCGGTCGCCGCGATCAACTGTACCGCCCGGTTCACCCAACCGGGGCTCCCGACGCGGAGCGAGGTCGCGTCGT
This genomic stretch from Halorubrum hochsteinianum harbors:
- a CDS encoding nucleoside deaminase: MPDENELGAPVAADLPADATDGEYVARTIELAEEAVAAGNTPFGALLVVDGEAVREARNETRTDDDVAAHPELTLARWAASELDAAERAACTMYASTEPCPMCATAVHYAGVGRVVFGVDGETLDELSGGVVPIPCEEVIRRAGGETTVEGPIAVDAAMTVHESFFGEP
- a CDS encoding carbohydrate kinase family protein, giving the protein MTEGPESGDAADREAPAILSIGAAAIDEWYAVSNLPEPDGGAFAREVTAAFGGVGANVAVALDRLGRNAGLVSRVGDDEYGRRAREHLAETGVDATHVAVGDDAHTRSLILSDPDGERAIVTAGESFRGLRLDDAALAAMADADAVFLTAYAPDRVSRRVLDRIAALRESAAEADGDPPALVFDLSGSVEELVDRGTEPETIHWFLHAADLFVADGVAAPAFFGSAAAAVEQIAAAQTGASDRGSGSEPRSRGERDGDPTWPRAVLTHGADGMTAIAGGDVSRFDAFEVETVDATGAGDAFTAGLIDRWIADSSPGTPGAEDGVASEDDDGAAGDADVDAGVRFAGAVAAINCTARFTQPGLPTRSEVASFLAERGYAPDGSR